The Salvia miltiorrhiza cultivar Shanhuang (shh) chromosome 1, IMPLAD_Smil_shh, whole genome shotgun sequence genome has a window encoding:
- the LOC130995466 gene encoding uncharacterized protein LOC130995466 isoform X2, which yields MRFSVKGWSKGGARAGVLQVGGCSLETPALLLTTRKGLPAFISPDLLPSLPTPDSRLLQFSPLHFVEGISLKAISEMGGLHQMVGLKEHVFAANPADSIISIPDFQSTNKIGASFETPSGRFLIKPGQYVEMISSMKPNLWVTLADEVPAWVSEKRNRASVERTMRWLDDCLALAKANNVFTSVALVLERVWMNALLFSVLLLYGLCCFRECLPDDKPRQISGLGLPEEVLQGVAAGIDLFNSTYIYHLTVGGFALTFPSEEIKRRGSIDQLSDTVRDDGTKINLKATIYRKDTSRILEGCKCYTCQNHTKAYINHLFNVHEMLAQILLEIHNTHHYLGFFRKIRNAIKEGTFEEFRQNFVESRREHNAALALCA from the exons ATGAGGTTCAGCGTGAAGGGATGGAGCAAGGGCGGCGCCCGGGCAGGTGTGTTGCAGGTGGGCGGCTGCTCGCTGGAAACTCCGGCGCTCCTTCTCACTACTCGCAAGGGTCTACCCGCCTTCATCTCCCCCGACCTCCTCCCTTCTCTCCCCACACCCGATTCTCGCCTCCTCCAGTTCAGCCCCCTTCACTT TGTAGAAGGCATATCGTTGAAAGCAATATCCGAGATGGGAGGGCTGCATCAGATGGTTGGTTTGAAGGAGCATGTGTTTGCGGCCAATCCGGCGGATTCCATTATATCCATACCGGATTTTCAGAGCACCAACAAGATTGGAGCATCCTTTGAGACTCCTTCCGGCCGCTTCCTG ATAAAACCAGGACAGTATGTGGAAATGATTTCTTCAATGAAGCCTAATTTGTGGGTCACATTAGCTGATGAGGTCCCTGCTTGGGTTTCTGAGAAGAGAAACAGAGCATCAGTTGAGCGTACCATGAGATGGCTTGACGATTGCTTGGCATTAGCTAAAGCCAATAAT GTTTTCACATCAGTGGCTTTGGTCTTGGAGAGAGTATGGATGAACGCCCTGCTCTTCTCAGTGCTGTTACTGTATGGATTATGTTGTTTCAGA GAATGTTTACCAGACGATAAGCCACGCCAGATAAGTGGTCTTGGACTTCCAG AGGAGGTCTTGCAAGGTGTTGCTGCTGGCATCGACCTATTTAACTCCAC ATATATATACCATCTTACGGTTGGAGGCTTTGCGCTTACATTTCCTTCAGAGGAAATCAAGAGGCGTGGTTCCATAGACCAACTGAGCGACACAGTCAGAGATGACGGTACAAAGATCAACTTAAAAGCAACTATTTACAG GAAAGACACATCACGAATTCTAGAGGGCTGCAAGTGCTATACATGCCAGAATCATACAAAGGCTTATATAAACCATTTGTTTAACGTTCATGAAATGTTGGCACAAATTCTACTAGAAAT CCATAACACACACCATTATCTTGGATTCTTTCGCAAGATACGAAACGCGATCAAGGAAGGAACGTTTGAGGAGTTTCGCCAGAATTTTGTGGAATCTAGACGCGAGCATAATGCAGCTCTTGCTTTGTGTGCATGA
- the LOC130995452 gene encoding guanosine nucleotide diphosphate dissociation inhibitor 2-like isoform X2 produces the protein MDEEYDVIVLGTGLKECILSGLLSVDGLKVLHMDRNDYYGGESTSLNLIQLWKRFRGGDNPPAHLGSSRDYNVDMIPKYIMANGALVRVLIHTDVTKYLSFKAVEGSYVYNKGKIHKVPATDMEALKSPLMGFFEKRRARTFFSYVHNYNESDPKTHEGMDLTRVTTKELFAKYGLDENTVDFIGHAVALHRDDYYLDEPALDTVKRMQLYAESFARFGGGSSYIYPLYGLAELPQAFARLSAVYGGTYMLNKPDCKVEFDVEGKVCGVTSQGETAKCKKVVCDPSYLPNKVKKVGKVARAIAIMSHPIPDTNDSHSVQIILPQKQLCRKSDMYVFCCSYSHNVAPRGKFIASVSSEAETDHPEAELKPGTDLLGHVDEIFFETYDRYEPVNEPSLDNCFISSSYDATTHFESTVSDVLNMYTLITEKVLDLNVDLNAASAAED, from the exons ATGGATGAAGAGTACGATGTGATAGTGCTAGGAACTGGTCTCAAGGAATGCATCCTCAGTGGTCTTCTCTCCGTTGATGGCCTCAAG GTTCTGCATATGGATCGCAATGACTATTATGGTGGTGAATCGACTTCTCTTAATCTTATCCAG TTGTGGAAGAGGTTTAGAGGAGGTGATAATCCTCCGGCACATTTGGGTTCTAGTAGAGATTACAACGTCGATATGATCCCAAAG TATATAATGGCGAATGGTGCTCTTGTGCGAGTCCTCATCCACACCGATGTCACTAAATATTTGTCATTCAAAGCTGTTGAGGGTAGCTATGTGTACAACAAAGGAAAG ATTCACAAGGTGCCTGCAACTGACATGGAGGCACTAAAATCACCCCTAATGGGTTTTTTTGAGAAACGACGTGCCAGGACATTTTTCAGTTATGTACATAATTATAATGAAAGTGATCCTAAAACACATGAAGGAATGGATTTGACACGAGTTACTACTAAGGAGCTTTTTGC AAAGTATGGTCTCGACGAGAACACTGTGGATTTTATCGGTCATGCAGTAGCTCTCCACAGGGATGACTATTATTTGGACGAGCCAGCGCTGGATACTGTGAAGAGGATGCAG CTTTATGCCGAGTCGTTCGCTAGATTTGGTGGTGGATCGTCTTATATCTACCCTTTGTATGGCCTTGCAGAGCTTCCCCAG GCATTTGCTCGTCTCAGCGCTGTTTATGGTGGGACTTACATGTTGAATAAACCTGATTGCAAG GTGGAGTTTGACGTGGAAGGCAAGGTGTGCGGTGTTACATCACAAGGGGAAACAGCTAAGTGCAAGAAAGTTGTGTGCGATCCTTCCTACCTTCCCAACAAG GTTAAGAAGGTTGGCAAAGTTGCAAGAGCCATTGCTATCATGAGCCACCCTATTCCTGATACGAATGATTCTCATTCGGTGCAAATTATTCTACCTCAGAAGCAGTTGTGTCGCAAATCAGACAT GTATGTGTTCTGTTGCTCTTATTCCCACAACGTCGCTCCAAGAGGGAAATTTATAGCATCTGTGTCAAGCGAAGCAGAAACTGATCACCCGGAGGCTGAACTGAAGCCAGGTACCGATCTACTTGGGCATGTAGATGAGATTTTTTTCGAGACATACGACAGATACGAGCCAGTAAACGAGCCTTCTCTGGACAATTGCTTCATATCATCG AGCTATGATGCCACCACTCATTTCGAGTCCACCGTCTCCGATGTGCTGAATATGTATACATTGATCACTGAAAAG GTTCTCGATCTTAATGTGGATCTAAATGCAGCCAGTGCAGCAGAAGATTGA
- the LOC130995478 gene encoding uncharacterized protein LOC130995478 isoform X1, which yields MEERGKGVKRGYCDSTETVQPVVIVNELQPVLIVNEPGYVAAVGGIPDHLKIKGGLSYGIRFPISKYPKNLPEDPIERRRAFFKDFEDIHTQKKPRRACSLCKQLLPEEYFIVHINSSGNHPADFYDSRAPESIPSQSMEEREEDGCSYHTIENGAVVINEPGFVAVVGGIPQDLKINDGISFSTPCPVLKYPKVMPEDPTERQNVIYECYKKGMESDAFINAFLQAYIKAKSEAQGLSSSSICHQQEEAHNMDQQPPTTMLEFNIAATPGWCHYLRSISSDPIQSKLDMERWEAVKSVCILERPSGCTLLRRDFGDFIEVVALMGVIINKPGIVAAVGGIPNALKIEGAITFWIRCPVLKYSQIKLDTINGDDVDAKEVEYTKIFREDVIQAYRKVCLASSSSTCKQEAEAHSIDPLCPMAEVNIMESQFASASNELNKDNSVEA from the exons ATGGAGGAAAGGGGTAAAGGCGTAAAGCGCGGTTATTGTGATTCGACTGAAACTGTGCAGCCAGTCGTCATCGTGAACGAACTGCAGCCAGTCCTCATCGTGAACGAACCTGGATATGTCGCTGCTGTTGGGG GCATCCCAGATCACCTTAAAATTAAGGGCGGGCTGTCATATGGGATTCGCTTTCCCATTTCCAAGTATCCCAAAAATCTGCCTGAAGATCCTATTGAACGGCGAAGG GCTTTCTTTAAAGATTTCGAGGATATCCATACACAAAAGAAGCCCCGGAGGGCTTG TTCGCTTTGCAAGCAGTTGTTGCCAGAGGAGTATTTTATAGTACATATCAATTCAAGTGGAAATCACCCTGCAG ACTTCTATGACTCTCGCGCTCCCGAGTCCATCCCATCCCAATCAATGGAGGAAAGGGAAGAAGATGGTTGTTCTTATCATACTATTGAAAACGGGGCAGTCGTCATCAACGAACCTGGATTTGTTGCTGTTGTGGGAG GGATCCCACAAGATCTGAAAATTAATGATGGGATATCATTCTCGACACCATGTCCTGTGTTAAAGTATCCCAAAGTGATGCCTGAAGATCCTACTGAACGTCAGAAT GTTATTTATGAGTGTTACAAGAAAGGTATGGAAAGTGATGCCTTTATAAATGCCTTTTTACAAGCCTATATAAAAGCAAAATCCGAAGCCCAAGGGTTGAG CTCTAGTTCGATTTGCCATCAGCAGGAGGAGGCACATAACATGGACCAACAACCTCCTACTACTATGTTAGAATTTAATATAGCAG CGACCCCTGGATGGTGTCACTATCTCCGATCCATTTCATCAGATCCCATCCAAAGTAAGCTAGATATGGAGAGATGGGAAGCTGTAAAATCTGTCTGTATTTTGGAACGCCCTAGTGGTTGCACTCTTTTACGGCGCGATTTTGGTGATTTCATTGAAGTGGTGGCTCTGATGGGAGTCATAATCAACAAACCTGGAATTGTCGCTGCTGTTGGAG gGATCCCGAATGCGCTGAAAATTGAAGGTGCGATAACGTTCTGGATTCGCTGTCCAGTTCTCAAGTATTCCCAA ATTAAGCTTGACACCATTAATGGAGATGACGTGGACGCCAAAGAGGTAGAATATACAAAGATCTTTAGAGAGGACGTTATACAAGCCTATAGAAAAGTCTGTCTGGCCAG CTCGAGTTCAACTTGCAAGCAGGAGGCAGAGGCACATAGCATAGATCCACTATGTCCTATGGCAGAAGTTAATATTATGGAATCTCAAT TTGCATCTGCTTCTAATGAGCTCAACAAGGACAACAGCGTTGAAGCATGA
- the LOC130995466 gene encoding uncharacterized protein LOC130995466 isoform X1, whose protein sequence is MRFSVKGWSKGGARAGVLQVGGCSLETPALLLTTRKGLPAFISPDLLPSLPTPDSRLLQFSPLHFVEGISLKAISEMGGLHQMVGLKEHVFAANPADSIISIPDFQSTNKIGASFETPSGRFLIKPGQYVEMISSMKPNLWVTLADEVPAWVSEKRNRASVERTMRWLDDCLALAKANNTGGAVFGSIVGGSKVNERKYCAQEVSRRNVSGFHISGFGLGESMDERPALLSAVTECLPDDKPRQISGLGLPEEVLQGVAAGIDLFNSTYIYHLTVGGFALTFPSEEIKRRGSIDQLSDTVRDDGTKINLKATIYRKDTSRILEGCKCYTCQNHTKAYINHLFNVHEMLAQILLEIHNTHHYLGFFRKIRNAIKEGTFEEFRQNFVESRREHNAALALCA, encoded by the exons ATGAGGTTCAGCGTGAAGGGATGGAGCAAGGGCGGCGCCCGGGCAGGTGTGTTGCAGGTGGGCGGCTGCTCGCTGGAAACTCCGGCGCTCCTTCTCACTACTCGCAAGGGTCTACCCGCCTTCATCTCCCCCGACCTCCTCCCTTCTCTCCCCACACCCGATTCTCGCCTCCTCCAGTTCAGCCCCCTTCACTT TGTAGAAGGCATATCGTTGAAAGCAATATCCGAGATGGGAGGGCTGCATCAGATGGTTGGTTTGAAGGAGCATGTGTTTGCGGCCAATCCGGCGGATTCCATTATATCCATACCGGATTTTCAGAGCACCAACAAGATTGGAGCATCCTTTGAGACTCCTTCCGGCCGCTTCCTG ATAAAACCAGGACAGTATGTGGAAATGATTTCTTCAATGAAGCCTAATTTGTGGGTCACATTAGCTGATGAGGTCCCTGCTTGGGTTTCTGAGAAGAGAAACAGAGCATCAGTTGAGCGTACCATGAGATGGCTTGACGATTGCTTGGCATTAGCTAAAGCCAATAAT ACAGGTGGAGCTGTGTTTGGATCCATTGTAGGAGGCTCTAAAGTTAATGAACGGAAATACTGTGCGCAAGAGGTTTCAAGGCGAAATGTCTCAG GTTTTCACATCAGTGGCTTTGGTCTTGGAGAGAGTATGGATGAACGCCCTGCTCTTCTCAGTGCTGTTACT GAATGTTTACCAGACGATAAGCCACGCCAGATAAGTGGTCTTGGACTTCCAG AGGAGGTCTTGCAAGGTGTTGCTGCTGGCATCGACCTATTTAACTCCAC ATATATATACCATCTTACGGTTGGAGGCTTTGCGCTTACATTTCCTTCAGAGGAAATCAAGAGGCGTGGTTCCATAGACCAACTGAGCGACACAGTCAGAGATGACGGTACAAAGATCAACTTAAAAGCAACTATTTACAG GAAAGACACATCACGAATTCTAGAGGGCTGCAAGTGCTATACATGCCAGAATCATACAAAGGCTTATATAAACCATTTGTTTAACGTTCATGAAATGTTGGCACAAATTCTACTAGAAAT CCATAACACACACCATTATCTTGGATTCTTTCGCAAGATACGAAACGCGATCAAGGAAGGAACGTTTGAGGAGTTTCGCCAGAATTTTGTGGAATCTAGACGCGAGCATAATGCAGCTCTTGCTTTGTGTGCATGA
- the LOC130995447 gene encoding probable methylenetetrahydrofolate reductase (NADH) translates to MKVIEKIHEAASANDNRVLFSFEFFPPKTEDGVENLFDKMERMVAHNPAFCDITWGAGGSTADLTLEIANRMQNMVCVESMMHLTCTNMPVEKIDHALTTIKSNGIQNVLALRGDPPHGQDKFVQVEGGFACALDLVKHIRAQYKDYFGITVAGYPEGHPDIIQDGVAPEEAYQSDLAYLKRKVDAGADLIVTQLFYDTDIFLKFVNDCRQIGITCPIVPGIMPINNYKGFIRMTGFCKTKIPSEIMEALEPIKDNEEAVRAYGIHLGTEMCKKILASGIRTLHLYTLNMEKSALAILANLGLIEESKISRSLPWRRPTNILRVKEGVRPIFWANRPKSYISRTIGWDQYPHGRWGDSQNASYGALTDYQFMRPRARDKKLQEEWAVPLKSVEDIYEKFMSFCLGKLRSSPWSELDGLQPETKIINEHLGSINLKGFLTINSQPAVNGAKSDSPTVGWGGPGGYVYQKAYVEFFCSPERLTALVGQCKQFPSLTYLAVNKEGNWKSNVSNTDVNAVTWGVFPAKEIIQPTVVDPASFMVWKDEAFEIWSRGWANLYSEADPSRKVIEEVKSSYYLVSLVDNDYVHGDLFAVFNSI, encoded by the exons ATGAAGGTGATAGAGAAGATCCACGAGGCGGCGTCGGCGAATGACAACCGAGTGCTGTTCTCGTTCGAGTTCTTCCCGCCGAAGACGGAGGACGGCGTCGAGAACCTGTTCGACAAGATGGAGCGGATGGTGGCGCACAACCCCGCATTCTGCGACATCACGTGGGGCGCCGGCGGATCCACGGCCGATCTAACGCTGGAGATCGCCAACCGGATGCAGAACATGGTGTGCGTCGAGAGCATGATGCACCTTACCTGCACCAACATGCCCGTCGAGAAGATCGACCACGCTCTCACGACGATCAAGTCGAACGGGATTCAGAATGTGCTCGCCCTCCGCGGCGACCCCCCTCACGGCCAGGACAAGTTCGTCCAGGTCGAGGGAGGTTTTGCGTGCGCGCTTGATCTC GTCAAGCATATCCGTGCCCAGTATAAGGACTACTTTGGGATTACTGTTGCCGGTTATCCAG AGGGGCATCCTGACATTATTCAGGATGGAGTGGCACCAGAAGAGGCATATCAGAGTGACCTTGCTTATCTCAAGAGAAAG GTTGATGCTGGAGCTGATCTCATTGTAACTCAACTCTTCTACGACACTGACATCTTCCTTAAATTCGTGAATGATTGCCGTCAAATCGGAATAACCTGTCCAATTGTACCTGGCATTATGCCCATTAACAATTACAAGGGCTTCATTCGCATGACTGGTTTCTGCAAAACTAAG ATCCCGTCTGAGATTATGGAGGCCTTGGAGCCTATCAAGGACAATGAAGAGGCTGTTAGGGCCTATGGTATTCACCTAGGAACAGAAATGTGCAAGAAGATTCTGGCTAGTGGGATCCGAACTCTACATCTCTATACCTTAAACATGGAGAAATCTGCTTTGGCAATATTGGCG AATCTTGGACTAATTGAGGAGTCCAAAATTTCAAGGTCCTTACCATGGAGACGTCCAACAAATATTCTTAGGGTAAAAGAAGGTGTACGCCCAATTTTCTG GGCTAATCGTCCTAAAAGCTATATATCCCGAACTATTGGTTGGGACCAATACCCACATGGTCGATGGGGGGATTCTCAGAATGCATCATATGGAGCACTCACTGATTATCAG TTCATGCGACCACGTGCCCGTGACAAGAAGCTTCAAGAAGAATGGGCTGTCCCTTTGAAAAGCGTTGAAGATATTTATGAG AAATTTATGTCCTTCTGCCTTGGGAAACTTAGAAGCAGTCCATGGTCTGAACTAGATGGGCTTCAGCCAGAGACCAAAATCATTAATGAGCATCTTGGCAGTATTAACCTGAAAGGTTTTCTCACTATTAACAGCCAACCTGCTGTTAATGGAGCCAAGTCTGACTCTCCAACTGTTG GATGGGGAGGGCCAGGCGGGTACGTCTACCAGAAGGCATACGTAGAATTTTTCTGTTCCCCGGAGAGGTTGACTGCTCTCGTTGGTCAATGCAAACAGTTCCCCAGTCTTACCTACTTGGCTGTGAATAAAGAAGGAAACTGGAAGTCTAATGTCAGCAACACTGATGTGAACGCGGTCACATGGGGCGTCTTCCCTGCAAAGGAGATAATTCAGCCTACTGTTGTCGATCCTGCAAGCTTCATGGTGTGGAAGGATGAAGCATTCGAAATCTGGTCAAGGGGATGGGCTAATCTTTACTCAGAGGCAGACCCATCCAGAAAAGTAATTGAGGAG GTGAAGAGCAGCTATTACTTGGTTAGTTTGGTCGACAACGATTACGTCCATGGCGATCTGTTCGCCGTTTTCAACAGCATTTGA
- the LOC130995478 gene encoding uncharacterized protein LOC130995478 isoform X2, whose translation MEERGKGVKRGYCDSTETVQPVVIVNELQPVLIVNEPGYVAAVGGIPDHLKIKGGLSYGIRFPISKYPKNLPEDPIERRRAFFKDFEDIHTQKKPRRACSLCKQLLPEEYFIVHINSSGNHPADFYDSRAPESIPSQSMEEREEDGCSYHTIENGAVVINEPGFVAVVGGIPQDLKINDGISFSTPCPVLKYPKVMPEDPTERQNVIYECYKKGMESDAFINAFLQAYIKAKSEAQGLSSSSICHQQEEAHNMDQQPPTTMLEFNIAATPGWCHYLRSISSDPIQSKLDMERWEAVKSVCILERPSGCTLLRRDFGDFIEVVALMGVIINKPGIVAAVGGIPNALKIEDWIVLEINLDQIKLDTINGDDVDAKEVEYTKIFREDVIQAYRKVCLASSSSTCKQEAEAHSIDPLCPMAEVNIMESQFASASNELNKDNSVEA comes from the exons ATGGAGGAAAGGGGTAAAGGCGTAAAGCGCGGTTATTGTGATTCGACTGAAACTGTGCAGCCAGTCGTCATCGTGAACGAACTGCAGCCAGTCCTCATCGTGAACGAACCTGGATATGTCGCTGCTGTTGGGG GCATCCCAGATCACCTTAAAATTAAGGGCGGGCTGTCATATGGGATTCGCTTTCCCATTTCCAAGTATCCCAAAAATCTGCCTGAAGATCCTATTGAACGGCGAAGG GCTTTCTTTAAAGATTTCGAGGATATCCATACACAAAAGAAGCCCCGGAGGGCTTG TTCGCTTTGCAAGCAGTTGTTGCCAGAGGAGTATTTTATAGTACATATCAATTCAAGTGGAAATCACCCTGCAG ACTTCTATGACTCTCGCGCTCCCGAGTCCATCCCATCCCAATCAATGGAGGAAAGGGAAGAAGATGGTTGTTCTTATCATACTATTGAAAACGGGGCAGTCGTCATCAACGAACCTGGATTTGTTGCTGTTGTGGGAG GGATCCCACAAGATCTGAAAATTAATGATGGGATATCATTCTCGACACCATGTCCTGTGTTAAAGTATCCCAAAGTGATGCCTGAAGATCCTACTGAACGTCAGAAT GTTATTTATGAGTGTTACAAGAAAGGTATGGAAAGTGATGCCTTTATAAATGCCTTTTTACAAGCCTATATAAAAGCAAAATCCGAAGCCCAAGGGTTGAG CTCTAGTTCGATTTGCCATCAGCAGGAGGAGGCACATAACATGGACCAACAACCTCCTACTACTATGTTAGAATTTAATATAGCAG CGACCCCTGGATGGTGTCACTATCTCCGATCCATTTCATCAGATCCCATCCAAAGTAAGCTAGATATGGAGAGATGGGAAGCTGTAAAATCTGTCTGTATTTTGGAACGCCCTAGTGGTTGCACTCTTTTACGGCGCGATTTTGGTGATTTCATTGAAGTGGTGGCTCTGATGGGAGTCATAATCAACAAACCTGGAATTGTCGCTGCTGTTGGAG gGATCCCGAATGCGCTGAAAATTGAAG ATTGGATTGTTCTGGAAATCAACCTTGACCAGATTAAGCTTGACACCATTAATGGAGATGACGTGGACGCCAAAGAGGTAGAATATACAAAGATCTTTAGAGAGGACGTTATACAAGCCTATAGAAAAGTCTGTCTGGCCAG CTCGAGTTCAACTTGCAAGCAGGAGGCAGAGGCACATAGCATAGATCCACTATGTCCTATGGCAGAAGTTAATATTATGGAATCTCAAT TTGCATCTGCTTCTAATGAGCTCAACAAGGACAACAGCGTTGAAGCATGA
- the LOC130995452 gene encoding guanosine nucleotide diphosphate dissociation inhibitor 2-like isoform X1, producing the protein MDEEYDVIVLGTGLKECILSGLLSVDGLKVLHMDRNDYYGGESTSLNLIQLWKRFRGGDNPPAHLGSSRDYNVDMIPKYIMANGALVRVLIHTDVTKYLSFKAVEGSYVYNKGKIHKVPATDMEALKSPLMGFFEKRRARTFFSYVHNYNESDPKTHEGMDLTRVTTKELFAKYGLDENTVDFIGHAVALHRDDYYLDEPALDTVKRMQLYAESFARFGGGSSYIYPLYGLAELPQAFARLSAVYGGTYMLNKPDCKVEFDVEGKVCGVTSQGETAKCKKVVCDPSYLPNKLVGRRFWASFSVWKANCVKKVGKVARAIAIMSHPIPDTNDSHSVQIILPQKQLCRKSDMYVFCCSYSHNVAPRGKFIASVSSEAETDHPEAELKPGTDLLGHVDEIFFETYDRYEPVNEPSLDNCFISSSYDATTHFESTVSDVLNMYTLITEKVLDLNVDLNAASAAED; encoded by the exons ATGGATGAAGAGTACGATGTGATAGTGCTAGGAACTGGTCTCAAGGAATGCATCCTCAGTGGTCTTCTCTCCGTTGATGGCCTCAAG GTTCTGCATATGGATCGCAATGACTATTATGGTGGTGAATCGACTTCTCTTAATCTTATCCAG TTGTGGAAGAGGTTTAGAGGAGGTGATAATCCTCCGGCACATTTGGGTTCTAGTAGAGATTACAACGTCGATATGATCCCAAAG TATATAATGGCGAATGGTGCTCTTGTGCGAGTCCTCATCCACACCGATGTCACTAAATATTTGTCATTCAAAGCTGTTGAGGGTAGCTATGTGTACAACAAAGGAAAG ATTCACAAGGTGCCTGCAACTGACATGGAGGCACTAAAATCACCCCTAATGGGTTTTTTTGAGAAACGACGTGCCAGGACATTTTTCAGTTATGTACATAATTATAATGAAAGTGATCCTAAAACACATGAAGGAATGGATTTGACACGAGTTACTACTAAGGAGCTTTTTGC AAAGTATGGTCTCGACGAGAACACTGTGGATTTTATCGGTCATGCAGTAGCTCTCCACAGGGATGACTATTATTTGGACGAGCCAGCGCTGGATACTGTGAAGAGGATGCAG CTTTATGCCGAGTCGTTCGCTAGATTTGGTGGTGGATCGTCTTATATCTACCCTTTGTATGGCCTTGCAGAGCTTCCCCAG GCATTTGCTCGTCTCAGCGCTGTTTATGGTGGGACTTACATGTTGAATAAACCTGATTGCAAG GTGGAGTTTGACGTGGAAGGCAAGGTGTGCGGTGTTACATCACAAGGGGAAACAGCTAAGTGCAAGAAAGTTGTGTGCGATCCTTCCTACCTTCCCAACAAG CTCGTTGGAAGGCGTTTCTGGGCTTCATTTTCTGTATGGAAAGCCAATTGT GTTAAGAAGGTTGGCAAAGTTGCAAGAGCCATTGCTATCATGAGCCACCCTATTCCTGATACGAATGATTCTCATTCGGTGCAAATTATTCTACCTCAGAAGCAGTTGTGTCGCAAATCAGACAT GTATGTGTTCTGTTGCTCTTATTCCCACAACGTCGCTCCAAGAGGGAAATTTATAGCATCTGTGTCAAGCGAAGCAGAAACTGATCACCCGGAGGCTGAACTGAAGCCAGGTACCGATCTACTTGGGCATGTAGATGAGATTTTTTTCGAGACATACGACAGATACGAGCCAGTAAACGAGCCTTCTCTGGACAATTGCTTCATATCATCG AGCTATGATGCCACCACTCATTTCGAGTCCACCGTCTCCGATGTGCTGAATATGTATACATTGATCACTGAAAAG GTTCTCGATCTTAATGTGGATCTAAATGCAGCCAGTGCAGCAGAAGATTGA